The proteins below come from a single uncultured delta proteobacterium genomic window:
- a CDS encoding membrane hypothetical protein (Evidence 5 : No homology to any previously reported sequences), with the protein MTENRKKGAAEKTSGTSPVRRSDYWTSVIVLVFVAAFFITIAAVCYGIIVTPPPVPGVIPTMAFPWIGWFAALLVATAVIVGFAQYMAGKHSPGEEADDKAEKAWASQLPEHALRVYRFIKDAPLFMVCFAFIALGATLLVIDGAFTLVSGIVLALIPYAPYFIGAITAFAVAIAALMAWFRHANNRLAAEYAFRREVMEKTGVILLDDKGKAILPPGGGRDRYAIGSVKEIAADDGPVLEAEPVKALPEGEDSGKAVPPS; encoded by the coding sequence ATGACAGAAAACCGGAAAAAAGGCGCAGCGGAAAAAACCTCGGGGACCTCGCCCGTCCGCCGCTCCGACTATTGGACCAGCGTGATAGTCCTGGTCTTTGTCGCCGCCTTTTTCATCACCATCGCCGCCGTGTGTTACGGTATCATCGTCACGCCGCCCCCGGTTCCGGGCGTCATCCCGACGATGGCCTTCCCCTGGATCGGCTGGTTTGCCGCTCTGCTCGTTGCCACGGCGGTGATTGTCGGCTTTGCGCAGTATATGGCCGGGAAACACTCCCCCGGGGAAGAAGCGGACGACAAGGCCGAAAAAGCCTGGGCCTCCCAATTGCCGGAACACGCCCTGCGGGTGTACCGCTTCATCAAGGACGCGCCGCTCTTCATGGTCTGTTTCGCGTTCATCGCGCTCGGCGCGACGCTCCTGGTCATTGACGGAGCGTTCACCCTTGTCTCCGGAATCGTACTCGCCCTTATCCCCTACGCGCCCTATTTCATCGGCGCCATAACCGCCTTTGCCGTCGCCATAGCCGCGCTCATGGCCTGGTTCCGCCATGCCAACAACAGACTGGCCGCTGAATACGCCTTCCGGCGGGAGGTCATGGAAAAAACCGGCGTCATCCTGCTGGACGATAAAGGCAAGGCCATCCTGCCGCCGGGCGGTGGCCGCGACCGCTACGCCATAGGCTCCGTTAAGGAAATTGCCGCCGATGACGGCCCGGTGCTGGAAGCCGAGCCGGTAAAAGCCCTGCCGGAAGGCGAAGACAGCGGCAAGGCCGTCCCGCCCTCCTGA
- a CDS encoding exported hypothetical protein (Evidence 5 : No homology to any previously reported sequences): MYRSRQKKNRAIRIVLWAILFVLVTAMSGCGLVADGVNHVRAIQLPPGDLYSPEFYQTATVEEVKKAIGSRSLADEYYTERYYAANTEGTGFLAALDGKVKSVQSVFIPMSSVDDHAPMYPLQVAVRNTPYPAVVTALIDAGADPDTVNVAQYVCSPGSDPEISRILLARCSSKARCESMIWLARMMKDTSMLEYCLGLPGTSAACAVGKEYPLKSAVQGGKASAAAFLLERGAVLPADADGRLELLAAALRARSPETFWLLTGKGLENSLVDGDGNNTLMAVAADAPVDDAAVLLHLAKTVPLNGKNAGKALVAACGTGNMTVLETLLRRTNGLPKDGTTGMEMLKAALKKADADLFWALVAKGADCSREDSRASNNIMSVASWKMGHDAKIIQYLADHVYVGGESGSAALRYAVTMGYAAPVRTLLERGALSGDRTLSVAADGPEPEALQAVLEEKGVAFKIR, from the coding sequence ATGTACCGCTCACGCCAGAAAAAAAACCGCGCCATCCGCATCGTACTCTGGGCCATACTGTTCGTGCTGGTCACGGCTATGTCCGGCTGCGGCCTTGTGGCCGACGGGGTGAACCATGTCCGCGCCATCCAGCTCCCGCCCGGCGACCTGTATTCACCGGAGTTTTACCAGACCGCCACGGTGGAAGAGGTCAAAAAAGCCATCGGCTCGCGCTCGCTCGCGGACGAGTATTACACCGAGCGCTACTACGCCGCGAATACCGAGGGAACCGGTTTTTTGGCGGCGCTGGATGGCAAGGTAAAGTCCGTGCAGAGCGTGTTCATCCCCATGTCGTCCGTGGATGACCACGCGCCCATGTACCCTTTGCAGGTTGCCGTGCGGAACACGCCGTACCCGGCGGTGGTGACGGCCCTTATCGACGCCGGGGCCGACCCGGATACGGTCAATGTGGCGCAGTATGTTTGCTCGCCGGGGTCTGACCCGGAAATAAGCCGGATACTGCTCGCGCGCTGCTCGTCCAAGGCGCGGTGCGAATCGATGATATGGCTCGCGCGGATGATGAAAGATACCTCCATGCTGGAATACTGCCTCGGCCTGCCGGGAACGTCCGCCGCCTGCGCGGTCGGGAAGGAGTATCCGCTCAAGAGCGCGGTGCAGGGAGGGAAGGCGTCCGCCGCGGCGTTTCTGCTGGAACGCGGCGCGGTGCTGCCCGCCGATGCCGACGGGCGGCTCGAATTGCTTGCCGCGGCCTTGCGGGCTCGCAGCCCCGAGACCTTCTGGCTACTGACCGGCAAGGGGCTGGAAAATTCCTTGGTCGATGGCGACGGCAACAACACCCTCATGGCCGTTGCCGCCGATGCGCCGGTTGATGACGCGGCCGTGCTGCTGCACCTCGCCAAGACGGTTCCCCTGAACGGCAAAAACGCGGGCAAAGCGCTGGTCGCCGCCTGCGGGACCGGCAATATGACGGTCCTCGAAACGCTGCTGCGGCGGACCAACGGGCTGCCCAAGGACGGAACCACCGGCATGGAAATGCTGAAAGCCGCATTGAAAAAGGCCGATGCCGATCTGTTTTGGGCGCTTGTCGCAAAGGGGGCGGACTGCTCGCGGGAGGACTCACGGGCCAGCAACAATATCATGTCCGTGGCCTCCTGGAAGATGGGGCATGACGCGAAGATCATCCAGTATCTCGCGGATCATGTTTACGTCGGCGGCGAAAGCGGGAGCGCCGCATTGCGGTACGCCGTCACAATGGGGTACGCCGCGCCCGTGCGCACGCTGCTCGAAAGGGGGGCGCTCTCCGGTGACCGTACGCTGTCCGTTGCCGCAGACGGTCCGGAGCCGGAAGCGCTGCAAGCCGTGCTGGAAGAAAAGGGGGTTGCATTCAAGATCCGCTGA
- the dnaC gene encoding Replicative DNA helicase codes for MSSLNNENDAPPVRRGSRKKAASAEASSADVLRQVPPHSVEAEQAVLGGIFIKPDALNPLVGTLSADDFYMPAHRDIYTAFLDLSTAAAPIDLATVAAHLKNQSKLERAGGAAYLGELMNSAISTANVEYFAKMVRDKSLARSLISSCSDIIGRCFDTTVPVNELLDESEQAVFAISNRTAGKTVRSAKELATKVFEDLANRMDRNDMITGVPTKYTHLDMMTAGLQPSDLIIVAARPAMGKTAFVLNLAMRAAVWGNVPVVVYSLEMSMEQLMQRMLCAWGKVDLSRLRKNFLQESDWQNLHAAAGALSAAPIFIDDTPALTPLELRARTRRLQSEHGIGMVVVDYLQLMRSSRRVDSRELEISEISRSLKALAKELNVPVIALSQLNRKVEERADKRPMLSDLRESGAIEQDADIIMFIYRDAAYLPKGVDRPAMDEAEIIIGKQRNGPVGTVRLMYIPSYTAFEDIAPHGPSEGM; via the coding sequence ATGTCCAGTCTGAACAATGAAAACGACGCTCCCCCGGTTCGCCGGGGGAGCAGGAAAAAGGCCGCCTCGGCCGAGGCTTCCTCGGCTGACGTGCTGCGCCAGGTTCCCCCCCACAGCGTTGAGGCCGAACAGGCCGTGCTCGGGGGGATTTTTATTAAGCCGGACGCGTTGAACCCCCTGGTGGGAACCTTGTCCGCCGACGATTTTTATATGCCCGCGCACCGGGACATATACACCGCTTTTCTGGATCTCTCCACCGCCGCCGCGCCGATCGACCTCGCCACTGTGGCCGCGCACCTGAAAAACCAATCCAAGCTGGAGCGCGCGGGCGGGGCTGCCTATCTCGGGGAACTCATGAACTCCGCGATTTCCACGGCCAACGTGGAATACTTCGCGAAGATGGTCCGCGACAAATCCCTGGCCCGGTCCCTTATTTCTTCCTGCTCGGACATTATCGGCCGCTGCTTCGACACGACCGTCCCGGTCAACGAACTGCTGGACGAATCGGAACAGGCGGTTTTCGCCATCTCCAACCGCACGGCGGGGAAAACGGTCCGCAGCGCCAAGGAGCTGGCGACCAAGGTCTTTGAAGACCTGGCCAACCGCATGGACCGGAACGACATGATTACCGGCGTGCCCACCAAGTACACCCACCTGGATATGATGACCGCAGGGCTCCAGCCTTCGGACCTCATCATCGTGGCGGCCCGGCCCGCCATGGGCAAGACGGCCTTCGTGCTGAACCTCGCCATGCGCGCGGCGGTCTGGGGCAACGTGCCGGTCGTCGTCTACTCCCTGGAAATGAGCATGGAGCAGCTTATGCAGCGCATGCTCTGCGCCTGGGGCAAGGTGGATCTTTCCCGGCTGCGCAAGAACTTTCTCCAGGAGAGCGACTGGCAAAACCTGCACGCCGCCGCCGGGGCGCTTTCCGCCGCGCCCATCTTCATTGACGACACGCCGGCCCTGACCCCGCTGGAGTTGCGCGCGCGCACCCGCCGCCTGCAATCCGAGCACGGGATCGGCATGGTCGTGGTGGATTACTTGCAGCTCATGCGCTCCTCCCGCCGGGTGGATTCGCGCGAACTGGAAATCTCGGAAATTTCCCGCAGCCTCAAGGCTCTGGCCAAAGAGCTGAACGTGCCCGTCATCGCCCTCTCCCAGCTCAACCGCAAAGTGGAAGAGCGCGCGGACAAGCGGCCCATGCTGTCGGACCTGCGCGAATCCGGCGCCATCGAGCAGGACGCGGACATCATCATGTTCATCTACCGCGACGCCGCCTACCTGCCCAAGGGCGTGGACCGGCCCGCCATGGACGAGGCGGAGATCATCATCGGCAAACAGCGCAACGGGCCGGTGGGCACCGTGCGCCTGATGTACATTCCCTCCTACACCGCCTTTGAGGACATCGCCCCGCACGGGCCGTCCGAAGGGATGTAG
- the rplI gene encoding 50S ribosomal subunit protein L9 (Evidence 2a : Function of homologous gene experimentally demonstrated in an other organism; PubMedId : 10094780, 10756104, 12809609, 3528756, 9298646, 9600841; Product type s : structure) has translation MQVILRADVENLGRLGDVVTVRPGYGRNYLLPQGMAMPATKANLKVFELERKKLQAEMDALRAAAGELGGRIKNADITITMRVGENNKLYGSVTSAVIADALAAKGIEIDRRRVIIDAPIRTVGEFPVRVRLHADVLAELTIKVQPEEHPVYDDEPAQPAAPAAVDAPAAGDVQSEQ, from the coding sequence ATGCAAGTAATTCTCAGAGCAGACGTGGAAAATCTGGGCCGCCTCGGCGACGTTGTCACCGTGAGGCCCGGTTACGGCCGCAACTACCTTCTTCCCCAGGGCATGGCCATGCCCGCGACCAAAGCCAACCTCAAGGTGTTCGAGCTTGAGCGCAAAAAACTGCAGGCGGAAATGGACGCGCTCCGCGCCGCCGCCGGGGAACTGGGCGGCCGCATCAAGAATGCGGATATCACCATCACCATGCGGGTGGGCGAAAACAACAAACTGTACGGCTCCGTCACCAGCGCAGTTATTGCCGACGCCTTGGCCGCCAAGGGCATCGAAATCGACCGCCGCCGGGTCATCATCGACGCGCCTATCAGAACCGTCGGCGAATTCCCCGTCCGCGTCCGGCTCCATGCCGACGTTCTGGCGGAACTCACCATCAAGGTTCAGCCCGAAGAGCACCCCGTCTATGACGACGAGCCGGCTCAGCCCGCCGCTCCCGCCGCTGTAGACGCTCCGGCTGCCGGCGATGTCCAGTCTGAACAATGA
- the rpsR gene encoding 30S ribosomal subunit protein S18 (Evidence 2a : Function of homologous gene experimentally demonstrated in an other organism; PubMedId : 10094780, 12244297, 12809609, 14528314, 3528756, 7556101, 776663; Product type s : structure) codes for MAFKKKFTPRRKFCRFCADKDLPLDYKRVDILRDFVTERGKIIARRITGTCAFHQRRLTVQIKRSRQMALMIYTAAHASDVKKKSVL; via the coding sequence ATGGCCTTTAAGAAAAAATTCACCCCGCGCCGCAAGTTCTGCCGTTTCTGCGCGGACAAGGACCTGCCCCTGGATTACAAGCGCGTTGACATTCTGCGCGATTTCGTCACCGAGCGCGGCAAGATCATTGCCCGCCGCATCACCGGCACCTGCGCTTTCCATCAGCGCCGCCTGACCGTGCAGATCAAACGCTCGCGCCAGATGGCGCTTATGATCTACACCGCCGCGCACGCCAGTGACGTGAAAAAGAAAAGCGTGCTCTAG
- the rpsF gene encoding 30S ribosomal protein S6 encodes MRKFETLLLLSPELTVEQRDGIIASLVAVVEREGGKMLATDPWGMRDLAYPVKKQMRGFYVRLEYAAPGALVAELERNIRIADGIFKFTSVKLADSVEEVA; translated from the coding sequence ATGAGAAAGTTTGAGACTTTGCTGCTCCTGTCCCCGGAGCTGACGGTCGAACAGCGCGACGGCATCATCGCCTCGCTGGTCGCCGTTGTCGAACGGGAAGGCGGCAAAATGCTGGCCACGGACCCCTGGGGCATGCGCGACCTCGCCTACCCTGTCAAGAAGCAGATGCGCGGCTTTTACGTGCGCCTGGAATATGCCGCTCCCGGCGCGCTTGTCGCGGAACTGGAACGCAACATCCGCATCGCTGACGGCATTTTCAAGTTCACTTCCGTGAAGCTCGCGGACAGCGTTGAGGAGGTTGCATAA
- the alr gene encoding Alanine racemase: protein MTSFSDFSGSSAGPAADFPAGLPTARISLENIRRNWLFLSSLAGSPPPMAVIKADAYGHGLEPVARTLLDAGCRTLAVGSMDEGVLLRRALGEDGKDVTVLPLLGVLSQKDAAAAVANGLVPIVSSARQAAFVSEAWTGADSLPVAVKVETGMSRLGFRATETQEFIAALRSFANIRPVLLLSHLAASDDPAKDASVAVQVDRFLAAHAAMRAFWPDIAVSLANSAGHLARDILLAKLPPHIGRPGFALYGGNPFAGTSREGLGSALLPAMEVAAPVMGVHDLEPGRTVSYGCTFTAPKAMRIAVIGAGYADGFSRGLSSRGHVCIRGRRCPVLGRVCMQMHVADVTHVPGAAVGDAAYILGGEGEGAVSMGDIARDWGTIPYEVFCLLGKNPRVYAG, encoded by the coding sequence ATGACGTCTTTTTCCGATTTTTCAGGCTCTTCCGCCGGCCCGGCGGCGGATTTCCCGGCGGGATTGCCTACGGCCCGTATCTCCCTGGAAAATATCCGCCGCAACTGGCTCTTTTTGTCGTCGCTCGCCGGGAGCCCCCCGCCCATGGCTGTCATCAAGGCGGACGCTTACGGCCACGGCCTCGAACCCGTGGCCCGCACCCTGCTGGATGCCGGGTGCCGTACCCTGGCCGTTGGCAGCATGGATGAGGGCGTGCTCCTTCGCCGCGCTCTCGGCGAGGACGGCAAGGACGTCACCGTTCTGCCGCTGCTCGGCGTTCTGAGTCAAAAGGATGCCGCGGCCGCCGTGGCAAACGGCCTTGTTCCCATCGTGTCCTCGGCCCGGCAGGCCGCTTTTGTCAGCGAGGCTTGGACCGGAGCGGACTCCCTGCCCGTGGCGGTGAAAGTGGAAACCGGCATGTCGCGCCTGGGCTTCCGCGCCACCGAAACACAAGAGTTCATCGCGGCCTTGCGCTCCTTCGCCAATATCCGGCCGGTCCTGCTGCTGTCGCATCTGGCAGCCTCCGACGACCCGGCGAAAGACGCGTCCGTGGCCGTCCAGGTGGACCGTTTTCTCGCCGCCCATGCGGCCATGCGCGCCTTCTGGCCGGATATCGCCGTATCCCTCGCCAACTCGGCCGGTCACCTTGCGCGGGATATTCTTCTGGCCAAACTGCCGCCGCATATCGGCAGGCCCGGGTTCGCGCTTTACGGGGGCAATCCGTTCGCCGGGACGAGCCGGGAAGGCCTGGGAAGCGCGCTCCTGCCCGCCATGGAAGTCGCCGCGCCCGTCATGGGCGTGCACGACCTTGAGCCCGGGCGGACAGTGAGTTACGGCTGCACCTTCACGGCCCCAAAAGCCATGCGGATCGCCGTTATCGGCGCGGGCTACGCGGACGGTTTCTCGCGCGGGCTTTCAAGCCGGGGGCACGTCTGCATCCGGGGGCGGCGGTGCCCGGTGCTCGGGCGCGTCTGCATGCAGATGCATGTGGCGGACGTGACCCACGTGCCCGGCGCGGCTGTCGGCGACGCGGCGTATATCCTCGGCGGCGAAGGGGAGGGGGCTGTTTCCATGGGGGACATCGCCCGCGACTGGGGCACCATCCCCTATGAAGTCTTCTGCCTTTTGGGAAAGAACCCGCGCGTGTACGCAGGGTAA
- a CDS encoding Organic solvent tolerance protein, producing MIRAAYRLLSYCAGLSILTIVLCSSALAAGATGRSDLAMQAEDEKAVTWTLNADKVTSLSANEVIEAEGNVVLQRGGEYLKADYARYYAGTKWVFLRGNVSARMGRDDMKADEAEFDLRSRVGWLKRGQIFMDGPHMYFAGERIDKHWGDVYSFKEAKVTACDGDVPAWSLEADEAVVEIDGYAQLWRPKFQVKDTPVLFSPWMVLPAKKERQTGFLTPEYGTSSKRGFYYNQPFFWAIDESQDMTLNEYYMEKRGLMQGVEYRTRPSVRETGWIRLDWLNDKVTDSSGDHYNSGDGLSRSNADRYWVRGMYEGFLADPKWKIRADLDYVSDQDMLHEFKSGYSGYNRSRDELFNMFRRDIQEKDLARQSGVMLFRDWDRVSVALSSTYTQDQTLGHGNAPKSSDTTVQRVPQLDLFLHKGGIIDTLPLEIAASAETGYMYRRDGTRGMRYTMTPYLSVPINGKYGSLMATAGVQQAFYGTDTYSKTDPEDDRQTGKSQTIPTFQADGSTEFSRVFKLGGASLAPTKENTGKSQWTAVQHAIQPRVRYRNVPLEDQHRNPNYDSKDRIRAANELTYSVANILTRKRERVTAQKPAKEGEEPTPVVTTDYLEFVRFSLEQSYDLREATRTDEREEYERRPFRDVIAELQISFDEYISLISRTYWSPYEERITSHDHGVSFRYATWGSLYTGIGFRDTIDEYLRERNHKVKTLKLAGDINLYGPFAMAFSYDHDYERNESADKSFSLIYNHQCFKLEGIFRQDGYDTSYGFRISLSGLGD from the coding sequence ATGATCCGTGCGGCTTACCGGCTCCTTTCATATTGCGCCGGACTCTCCATCCTTACTATCGTTCTGTGCTCCTCGGCGCTCGCCGCCGGGGCCACGGGCCGGAGCGATCTGGCCATGCAGGCTGAAGATGAAAAGGCCGTCACCTGGACCCTCAACGCGGACAAAGTCACATCGCTCAGCGCCAACGAGGTTATCGAAGCCGAGGGGAACGTCGTTTTACAGCGCGGCGGCGAGTACCTGAAAGCGGACTACGCGCGCTATTATGCGGGAACCAAGTGGGTCTTTTTGCGGGGCAACGTGTCCGCGCGCATGGGCCGGGACGACATGAAGGCCGACGAAGCCGAGTTCGACCTGCGCAGCCGGGTCGGCTGGCTGAAACGGGGCCAGATATTCATGGACGGCCCGCACATGTATTTCGCGGGCGAGCGTATCGACAAGCACTGGGGCGACGTTTACAGCTTCAAGGAAGCCAAGGTCACCGCCTGTGACGGCGACGTCCCCGCCTGGTCCCTGGAAGCGGACGAAGCCGTTGTGGAAATTGACGGCTACGCCCAGCTCTGGCGGCCCAAGTTCCAGGTTAAGGATACACCGGTCCTGTTCAGCCCCTGGATGGTCCTTCCGGCCAAAAAGGAACGCCAGACCGGCTTCCTCACACCGGAATACGGCACCAGCAGCAAACGCGGCTTCTATTACAACCAGCCGTTCTTCTGGGCCATCGACGAAAGCCAGGACATGACCCTCAATGAATATTACATGGAAAAACGCGGCCTCATGCAGGGCGTTGAATACCGCACCCGCCCGTCCGTCCGGGAGACGGGCTGGATACGGCTGGACTGGCTGAATGACAAGGTGACGGACTCCTCCGGGGACCACTACAACTCCGGCGACGGCTTGTCGCGCAGCAACGCGGACCGCTACTGGGTGCGCGGCATGTACGAAGGCTTCCTCGCGGACCCCAAATGGAAGATCCGCGCGGACCTTGACTATGTTTCCGACCAGGACATGCTGCACGAGTTCAAATCCGGCTATTCCGGGTACAACAGAAGCCGTGACGAGTTGTTCAACATGTTCCGGCGCGACATTCAGGAAAAAGACCTCGCCCGGCAAAGCGGCGTTATGCTGTTCCGCGACTGGGACCGTGTTTCCGTGGCCCTTTCCTCCACCTACACCCAGGACCAGACCCTCGGGCACGGCAACGCGCCCAAATCGTCGGACACCACCGTCCAACGCGTTCCCCAGCTTGACCTCTTCCTGCACAAGGGCGGCATAATCGATACCCTGCCGCTGGAAATCGCGGCCAGCGCGGAAACCGGCTACATGTACCGGCGCGACGGCACCCGGGGCATGCGCTATACCATGACGCCTTACCTGTCCGTGCCCATCAACGGCAAATACGGATCCCTCATGGCGACAGCCGGGGTGCAGCAGGCGTTTTACGGAACGGACACCTACTCCAAAACCGACCCGGAAGATGACAGGCAGACCGGAAAAAGCCAGACCATCCCCACCTTCCAGGCGGACGGGTCCACGGAATTCTCGCGGGTATTCAAGCTGGGCGGCGCCTCCCTCGCGCCGACAAAGGAAAACACGGGGAAAAGCCAGTGGACGGCCGTCCAGCATGCCATCCAGCCCCGGGTCCGCTACCGGAACGTCCCCCTGGAAGACCAGCACAGAAACCCGAACTACGACAGCAAGGACAGAATCAGGGCCGCCAACGAGCTTACCTATTCCGTCGCCAATATCCTGACCCGCAAACGGGAAAGGGTCACCGCCCAGAAACCGGCCAAGGAAGGCGAGGAGCCGACGCCGGTCGTCACGACGGACTACCTTGAATTCGTGCGTTTTTCCCTGGAGCAGTCCTACGACCTGCGCGAAGCGACGCGCACGGACGAGCGCGAGGAATACGAGCGCCGCCCGTTCAGGGATGTCATCGCGGAATTGCAGATCAGTTTTGACGAGTATATCAGCCTGATCTCCCGGACGTATTGGTCCCCCTACGAGGAAAGGATAACCAGCCACGACCACGGGGTGAGCTTCCGGTACGCGACGTGGGGTTCCCTCTACACGGGCATCGGGTTCCGCGACACGATCGACGAGTACCTGCGCGAGCGGAACCACAAGGTGAAAACCCTGAAGCTGGCCGGCGACATCAATCTTTACGGCCCGTTCGCCATGGCCTTCTCCTATGACCATGACTACGAGCGCAATGAGAGCGCGGACAAGTCCTTCAGCCTTATCTACAACCACCAGTGTTTCAAGCTTGAAGGCATTTTCAGGCAAGACGGGTACGACACAAGTTACGGCTTTCGCATAAGCCTAAGCGGACTCGGCGACTGA
- a CDS encoding exported hypothetical protein (Evidence 5 : No homology to any previously reported sequences), with product MAGSARGAGDAGTGAGAIAAGGSGAGSATGSAKDAGGGDCTGAAMAGGSGITGAGGSLAASSRARVRERSYAAASAASLPHMAAGSRLA from the coding sequence TTGGCCGGTTCCGCCAGGGGCGCCGGGGACGCGGGCACAGGCGCGGGCGCGATTGCGGCGGGTGGTTCCGGCGCCGGTTCCGCGACCGGTTCCGCAAAAGACGCGGGCGGAGGGGATTGCACGGGAGCCGCCATGGCGGGCGGTTCCGGCATCACGGGCGCGGGAGGTTCTTTGGCGGCATCTTCCCGCGCGCGGGTGAGGGAAAGGTCGTACGCGGCCGCTTCGGCGGCGTCGCTGCCGCACATGGCGGCGGGTTCCAGGTTGGCGTAA
- a CDS encoding conserved hypothetical protein (Evidence 4 : Homologs of previously reported genes of unknown function): MTDAKVLQQYAAVAEFFSKVFADNVEIAIHSLEDLDASTVAIFNNHVSGRDIGAPMTNFGLELLESRQHEHCDYIVNYKGVAKGGTPLRSSTFFIRNEGRLIGFLCVNTDISAYLGMFGELKKLIHVENGDGATPVADKQHAETFPRTLQEIVSDTVSDYISATQTPPDAFSVKDKTEITRRLAEQGLFRFKGGIGVAAAALGISEPTIYRYVAKLPKNTLKQETVL, from the coding sequence ATGACCGATGCGAAAGTTCTGCAACAGTATGCGGCCGTAGCGGAATTCTTTTCCAAAGTCTTTGCGGACAACGTTGAAATAGCCATCCATTCGCTCGAGGATCTGGACGCCTCCACGGTCGCTATCTTCAACAACCACGTCAGCGGACGCGACATCGGCGCGCCCATGACGAATTTCGGCCTGGAACTCCTTGAAAGCCGCCAGCACGAGCATTGCGACTATATCGTCAACTACAAGGGCGTGGCCAAAGGCGGCACGCCGCTCCGCTCCTCGACCTTCTTCATCCGCAACGAGGGGCGGCTCATCGGGTTCCTGTGCGTCAATACCGACATCTCGGCCTACCTCGGGATGTTCGGCGAGTTGAAAAAACTCATCCACGTGGAGAACGGCGACGGGGCGACACCGGTCGCCGACAAACAGCATGCGGAAACCTTCCCCAGAACGTTGCAGGAAATCGTTTCCGACACCGTCTCCGACTATATCAGCGCGACGCAGACGCCTCCGGATGCGTTCAGCGTGAAGGACAAGACGGAAATCACCCGGCGTCTTGCGGAACAAGGTCTGTTCCGGTTCAAAGGGGGCATCGGCGTTGCCGCCGCGGCTCTCGGCATCTCGGAACCGACCATCTATAGATATGTGGCAAAACTGCCCAAAAACACCCTCAAACAGGAGACCGTATTGTGA
- the tdcF gene encoding L-PSP (mRNA) endoribonuclease (Evidence 2b : Function of strongly homologous gene; PubMedId : 12777779, 9484901; Product type e : enzyme), translated as MKREIVTGAAKLGPYSVAVENNGVLYISGQLGVTQSGEFAGPSSAEQARQSMENLKSILTAAGYTLDEVLKSLIFVTDLADFTAVNEVYASFFSGTYPARSCVQVAALPKGAKVEIEMIAAH; from the coding sequence GTGAAACGGGAAATCGTCACAGGCGCCGCGAAGCTCGGCCCTTATTCAGTCGCAGTGGAAAACAACGGCGTGTTGTACATTTCCGGACAGTTGGGCGTCACCCAGTCCGGCGAATTCGCCGGGCCCAGCTCCGCGGAGCAGGCGCGCCAGTCCATGGAAAACCTAAAAAGCATCCTCACCGCAGCCGGGTACACCCTGGATGAAGTCCTTAAATCCCTGATCTTCGTGACGGATCTCGCCGACTTCACCGCGGTGAACGAGGTGTACGCCTCCTTCTTCAGCGGAACCTACCCCGCCCGCTCGTGCGTGCAGGTGGCCGCGCTCCCCAAGGGAGCCAAGGTCGAAATTGAAATGATCGCCGCGCATTGA